In Acholeplasma equirhinis, the following proteins share a genomic window:
- a CDS encoding zinc ribbon domain-containing protein: protein MARRDALGAKYSSNDIFASKLVCEDCGGFYGQKKWHSNTKYSRFIHQCNRKFEKGKDKCTTPNLKDNEIKHKFIEAYNITMQDKKRIIDDTNAMIALLTDTTQLDNQIDDLYDEMVVTTELINKLIKDNSKPNMDQDEYDKKYMELTKRYEQAKNRQEELIDSRTNKKTQELNMKTFVANLSKADDKITAWNESIWMLLVKSAIVHRDKNITFKLNNGKEIRS from the coding sequence TTGGCAAGGAGGGATGCGCTAGGAGCTAAGTACTCATCAAATGATATATTTGCTTCAAAGTTAGTCTGTGAAGACTGCGGTGGTTTTTATGGCCAAAAGAAATGGCACTCCAATACCAAATACTCAAGGTTCATACATCAGTGCAATCGCAAGTTTGAAAAAGGTAAAGATAAATGTACGACTCCAAATCTAAAGGATAACGAGATAAAGCATAAATTTATTGAAGCTTACAACATAACCATGCAAGACAAGAAAAGAATTATTGATGATACAAATGCGATGATTGCACTCCTTACTGATACAACTCAATTAGATAATCAGATTGATGACTTATACGATGAGATGGTTGTGACTACTGAACTCATAAATAAACTAATAAAAGATAACTCAAAACCAAACATGGATCAAGATGAATACGATAAAAAGTACATGGAACTCACAAAGAGGTATGAACAAGCCAAGAATCGTCAAGAAGAACTCATAGATAGTAGAACCAATAAAAAGACACAAGAACTTAATATGAAAACATTTGTCGCAAATTTGAGTAAAGCAGACGATAAAATAACAGCATGGAATGAATCAATATGGATGTTATTAGTTAAAAGTGCAATAGTACATAGAGATAAAAACATAACATTTAAACTCAACAACGGGAAAGAAATTAGAAGCTAA